A region of Lacinutrix sp. Hel_I_90 DNA encodes the following proteins:
- a CDS encoding putative signal transducing protein translates to MPHSEYIKIYTGNTILVQLIDQRLQDIGINPIIKDETESGRLAGFGGSLAGMPEIYVHKNELDKAVKIVETVRAEMEAS, encoded by the coding sequence ATGCCACATTCAGAATATATAAAAATTTACACAGGAAACACGATTCTAGTGCAGCTAATAGATCAACGATTACAAGACATTGGTATTAACCCTATAATTAAGGACGAAACAGAATCAGGCCGTTTAGCAGGTTTTGGCGGTAGCTTAGCGGGGATGCCTGAAATTTATGTGCATAAAAACGAGCTCGACAAAGCTGTTAAGATAGTAGAGACGGTTCGTGCTGAAATGGAAGCCAGTTAG
- a CDS encoding ABC-F family ATP-binding cassette domain-containing protein, translating into MLSVSNLSVQFGKRILFDEVNTTFNNGNCYGIIGANGAGKSTFLNIISGKQEANSGHVHLEPGKRMSVLEQNHNKHDEDTVLETVLKGNQPLHKLKTQIDALYADYTDENAEKIGELQVQFEEMNGWNADSDAAAMLSNLGINADFHYTLMKDLDGKQKVRVLLAQALFGNPDVLIMDEPTNDLDYETIGWLENFLANYDNCVIVVSHDRHFLDAVCTHISDIDFSKITHFSGNYTFWYESSQLAARQHAQQNKKAEDKKKELEEFIRRFSANVAKSKQATSRKKMIDKLNIEGIRRTSRRYPAIIFERDREAGDQILNVEGLSASLDGEVLFKDIDLNLNKGEKVVLFSRDSRATTAFYEILNGNMKPDAGKFAWGVTTTQSYLPLDNSKFFENDLTLIDWLRQWAQTEEEREEVNIRGFLGKMIFSGEEAFKKSSVLSGGEKVRCMLSRMMMTRANVLQLDEPTNHLDLESITAFNNSLKNFKGTVLFTTHDHEFAQTVGDRVVELTPNGVVDRHTTFDEYMQDSKLKELRDKMYAVTA; encoded by the coding sequence TTCGGTAAACGTATTCTTTTTGATGAAGTAAACACAACCTTTAATAATGGTAATTGTTACGGAATCATTGGTGCCAATGGTGCAGGGAAGTCTACGTTTTTAAACATTATTTCAGGAAAGCAGGAAGCAAATTCTGGTCACGTTCATTTAGAGCCAGGTAAACGTATGTCGGTTTTAGAACAAAATCACAACAAGCATGATGAAGACACTGTTTTAGAAACAGTTTTAAAAGGTAACCAGCCTTTACACAAATTAAAGACCCAAATTGATGCTCTCTATGCGGATTATACCGATGAAAATGCAGAAAAAATTGGAGAGTTACAAGTGCAATTTGAAGAAATGAATGGTTGGAATGCCGATAGTGATGCAGCAGCAATGTTGTCTAACTTAGGTATTAATGCTGATTTTCATTACACGTTAATGAAAGATTTAGATGGTAAACAAAAAGTACGTGTGCTTTTAGCGCAAGCGTTGTTTGGTAACCCAGACGTGTTAATTATGGATGAGCCTACCAACGATTTAGATTATGAAACGATTGGTTGGTTAGAAAACTTTTTAGCTAATTATGACAATTGTGTGATTGTGGTCTCTCACGACAGACACTTTTTAGATGCGGTTTGTACTCATATTAGTGATATCGATTTTAGTAAGATTACTCATTTTTCGGGTAACTATACGTTTTGGTATGAGTCTTCACAATTAGCAGCAAGACAACATGCGCAACAAAATAAGAAAGCTGAAGACAAGAAGAAAGAATTGGAAGAGTTTATTCGTCGTTTCTCTGCTAACGTAGCAAAAAGTAAACAGGCTACCAGTAGAAAAAAGATGATTGATAAACTTAATATTGAAGGTATTAGAAGAACAAGCCGTCGTTATCCAGCTATTATTTTTGAGCGTGACAGAGAAGCTGGTGATCAAATTTTAAATGTAGAGGGTTTGTCTGCGTCATTAGACGGTGAGGTGCTTTTTAAAGATATCGATTTGAACCTAAATAAAGGAGAAAAAGTAGTGTTGTTTTCTAGAGATTCTAGAGCAACTACAGCCTTCTACGAAATTTTAAATGGTAATATGAAACCAGATGCTGGTAAGTTTGCTTGGGGAGTAACAACAACACAATCCTACTTGCCATTAGATAATAGTAAATTCTTTGAGAATGATTTAACCTTAATCGATTGGTTACGTCAATGGGCACAAACAGAGGAAGAAAGAGAAGAAGTTAATATTCGTGGGTTTCTTGGAAAAATGATTTTTAGTGGAGAAGAAGCTTTTAAAAAATCATCTGTACTCTCTGGAGGAGAAAAAGTGCGTTGTATGTTATCAAGAATGATGATGACCAGAGCAAATGTCCTGCAGTTAGATGAGCCAACAAACCATTTAGATTTGGAAAGTATTACGGCATTTAATAACTCTTTAAAGAATTTTAAAGGAACCGTTTTGTTTACTACACATGATCATGAATTTGCCCAAACGGTAGGTGACAGAGTCGTGGAGCTAACGCCAAATGGTGTAGTAGACCGCCACACGACATTTGACGAGTATATGCAAGACTCAAAACTAAAAGAACTAAGAGATAAAATGTATGCGGTTACTGCGTAA